Proteins encoded within one genomic window of Deinococcus depolymerans:
- a CDS encoding ABC transporter substrate-binding protein has protein sequence MKKRLLFPTLLAALAGSALADKVVNIGYSGPLSGAAAFYGKDVQSGIDMAIAELNKTGVTVKGEKVTFKLVALDDRYLPNETATNVKRLTSQGIDIVFVPHAGGILTVQPMTARDPEFLLVAYSSEPKILESRNPLTFMLPPRYDNYLQPFVGTQMKAFGKKLGLVGTTSAYGKQWTEAISGEWKKQGGTVGSNNGVDYNTTVDYSSAVTKALAEKPDVLFIGGPSQPTALVVKAAREQGFKGGFIVMDQAKFEQMDQLIPRNYLDGSVGVLPTKEFAGTQLFVAQYQRLYKKIPTSEAALNYMGMNVLAKAMELAGTTEDPRAIRAKLDAAAKALPQSKTVYKLFGVTETGHVDAEFVVASVKGGQYTRLRLIKTFK, from the coding sequence ATGAAGAAACGACTTCTCTTCCCCACCCTGCTGGCCGCCCTGGCCGGTTCCGCCCTGGCCGACAAGGTCGTGAACATCGGGTATTCCGGCCCGCTGTCCGGCGCGGCCGCCTTCTACGGCAAGGACGTCCAGAGCGGCATCGACATGGCCATCGCCGAACTGAACAAGACCGGCGTGACGGTCAAGGGCGAGAAGGTCACCTTCAAGCTCGTGGCCCTCGACGACCGCTACCTGCCGAACGAGACCGCCACGAACGTCAAACGCCTGACCAGCCAGGGCATCGACATCGTGTTCGTGCCGCACGCCGGCGGGATCCTGACCGTGCAGCCCATGACCGCCCGCGACCCGGAATTCCTGCTCGTGGCGTACTCCAGCGAACCGAAGATCCTTGAATCCCGCAACCCGCTGACCTTCATGCTGCCGCCCCGCTACGACAACTACCTGCAGCCCTTCGTGGGCACGCAGATGAAAGCCTTCGGCAAGAAACTGGGGCTGGTCGGCACCACCAGCGCCTACGGCAAGCAGTGGACCGAGGCGATCAGCGGCGAGTGGAAGAAACAGGGCGGCACCGTCGGCAGCAACAACGGCGTCGACTACAACACCACCGTGGATTACTCCAGCGCCGTCACCAAGGCCCTGGCCGAGAAACCCGACGTGCTGTTCATCGGCGGCCCCAGCCAGCCCACCGCGCTGGTCGTGAAGGCCGCGCGTGAACAGGGCTTCAAGGGCGGGTTCATCGTGATGGACCAGGCGAAATTCGAGCAGATGGACCAGCTGATTCCCCGCAACTACCTCGACGGCAGCGTGGGCGTGCTGCCCACCAAGGAATTCGCCGGCACGCAGCTGTTCGTCGCGCAGTACCAGCGCCTGTACAAGAAGATCCCCACCAGCGAGGCCGCGCTGAACTACATGGGCATGAACGTGCTTGCCAAGGCCATGGAACTGGCCGGCACGACCGAAGACCCCCGCGCCATCCGCGCCAAACTGGACGCCGCCGCCAAGGCCCTGCCGCAGAGCAAGACCGTGTACAAGCTGTTCGGCGTGACCGAGACCGGGCACGTGGACG